TCATTTTTATGAATAGTTTTGCATTACCCATCACTTTTGttaatattttctaaatttTACTCTTATTCATGTACAAAAGATGTTTAGTATTAATTGAAATTTTACCATAAGTAGGAAGAGGTTTGGTTCATATATATTTGTGATTATTTCCTTTCATTTATAATTTCCAATTTTCCATCAGATTCACATtgtaatttcatgttttttttccaaattgtaataaaaatattatataaaatcaataaaaaggaccaaagaattaaaattattgagGCGTAGTTTATGTTTGAATTATTTTAATCCGATTAGACATTGCTTGTTCTCTTCCATGAGTCGAGAAAATTGAGACGGAAATTGGTGGCTTGCGTGAAGAATATGAATGGACTGTTGAATTCTTGCGGCGATGTAGGATTATAAAAGTATAATCCAAATTATGTCATATCAGGATTCAACGGAAAATTGCATGTGTCTTCTCAATAGTCGAGGCATGATCGAGTTACCTTCGGATTATGTGGACATTGTCCATCGTATGGAAACGAACCATTGTGCGGAAACTAGTGAGAATTCTAAGGCATGTTTGCCTAGTCTATCATGACAAAGGTAGACATCGGAACTAATTGCTCATATCGGGTGGGAAACATCCGATTGAGAAATTCGATGGCCATGATTGGCCTTATGTGGAAAAAATTACGGAAGTTGTGTCTGACCAAAGAAGGTCGTGGGATACCATTCAATCCAAAATGGTCCTGAGATGATATTGTGAAAACTCCGAGGCCGTGGGCCAACTAGTAGTGTTTTGCGATTTGCGGTGACCCCGGGTTCCGATCCATGAGGATGACCAATGcgttgataaaaaaaagaaagaaaaggttgtGATCACTCGTGAATTATTGGCGGAGGCCATTCTGAGAAATTATTGGCAGAGGCCAACTGAAGAAATATCATAGCAGAGGCCATTGTGAAAATAATCATGTTTGGGTTGCAGTTACCCTCGAAGACATCCTCGAATtggagataaaaaaaagttcTCATTACTATCAATGTATTGAGGGGACGCCTGAAATAATTCACATGCCCATCATTTTAtgactcattagtaacagatcacaaccAAATAAATAGACGTGGattttaaaaaagttaaaaaattatattatattttgtatgagtttgacaaaaagaaatataaatatttcgttgaattaaaaatattaatcttcaattctattattaaatcacaaaaaacgtagtctttttttagaacgaactAATAGgcaaaatatacaaaataagaaacaaaatatccgtgttttataattgtgtctgaaattgatccaacttgccaatattgggataaaattgctattgactgCCAATATTAGATGTAAAAtcgcatcattttagatgttatttATGCACATCTatttttaagataaaatataaattaagcCATATATTGTTGGGCAAATATAAAAATGTACAAtcttaaatataatatttaagagATGATGCGATTTCAAGTCCATTAATGAAAAtatgacttttttttatttgaaagaaTATATAAAATTTCAAGTCTTATTCTGTTAATGTTAATGAGTTTTGGAACTATATATCTCCTATTAATAAAACTACGCATCTCatgttgataaaaataaaactcaTACTCTCTTAATGAGTTTTGAAATTTCATGTTTGATAAACACTATGTTTAATATTGTAATGTTTTGTATATAGAAATTAAGCACTCTCTCTCCTAATAACCATGAGAGTAAATTAGTACAGTTCACTAATAGGAGACATCTTCCATAAAATGTTATGTATCCATCTTTTAGTTAATCGATGTATTATAAAATTTCTATGAATATTTTAAAATCATATacaaattaagttaaaaaaaataaaaaaaataaaacgagaTTGAGAAGAGAATAAGATTTGCTTAAAAAAAtaagattttaaaaatttagtgTCAAGAATtataaaaagaattaaaagttAGAGATTATGCAATTTCACCAAGACTTGTAAGAATGCAATAACATAATATGAGAAGAAATCgaactttattttattaattacatTAAATATAAACTTTCGCAATAACTCAATAATGAATCAAAGTAACGTGATAATCAAGAACAACATCACCAGTAGTAGCATTAAAATAGCTAGATTTAACCTTAGCATACCCTCTAGCAAATCTAAACTTCTCTCTTCCTCCAACCACAACAACTTCACAGTCTGTCTCCGTCACTGGATTCCATGAAAACACATTGAAAGAACTGCCGTTAAATTTACCCGTAGTAAAAGCAAAATCAGCATACAATACCATAGTAAATTTAGTAGGATCCCGACTAGAAGACAAATAAAGCCCTTGAGCATTTCCAATAATTTTGGTGGTAGGTTCAAGTCCTAATCGAAGAGGATCATCAATGGCATAAACGCTCCCAAATAGAGTTGCTTCCTTATTATCAAATTTAATGAGATTAGATTGGGCTACTCTGACTGTACTTGGGTTTTTTCCACTGAGGATGTCGAAGAGGAAGAAATGAAGTCGAGTCACCTTGTCAAGTAAGTTTGTTTTTTCGGAATCCATCTTGCCTAACCCCAAGGGGTTGCGGGTTTTTTTTCTACCAATTGGGGCCCTCCCTTCACCACCCTACTGTTTGAATGGTATTTCTCATATGAAATGGTTATTGCTATGAAGAGTATTAAAGCATAAATGGAGGCTGTCCTTTTAGCCATTTTTGTTCTCTTCAGATTAAATTGGTTTTAGTTTTGAGAAGACACATGTTTACCCAAAATAACACTAAAATGGttagattataatttttttatatatagataatataTCTCGGTGTATATGGAATCTTATTTAGAAATTTTCTTTATAAGTtacaaaataaattagaaagATAAGAATTGTCACCAATAGTATGTAACAACAAAGACAAATCCTGAACAATAAATGTTTacacataaaataaaaatacaatactCAAAATATTATGAATATGTTTACATTCACATTATGAATATGTTTACATTCACTCATACAATTTCCTTACATTCATATATTTCGTCCTATAAGGAAACACTATGATTTTTTGCAATATATTTTAGGCCATTCGTTCAaaacttagttttttttttttttttttgatcacCAACCAATTATTATATCTAGCAAATGCATTTTGTAATGACCATCTCCATGATAATAATTTCATAATTTCATGcttttatgtttaattatttaaattaattaaattaatttatttttaattaagtattagttagattttagtttagttaattaaatgttaattagtaattttaatttgaattaagttaaattttttatttagtaTAGGTTTGACTGtcatttattttcaaatttcaaattttattttcctatttaacatattttatatgattttagtgattaatttataatttcaatttttttattctcataattaagtttataataatttgaatttaaGCTATCTTTTGACTATTTGTTAATGATTCTCGGGTTTAAATGTCAAAATCCAAATATTTGGGAGTCATTAAAGACTTAAAGGGGTGAAATCTTTAGTCAAATGAATGGAATAAAGTTCAAATTCATTCAGGCTACCTCACAAACGTTGTGGCGTTGGTGAGAAATGGCAATATTACCTCCATTTCATATTAGATTTGACGAAGTTACACAAATGTTTGATTTCCATtctatttacaaaaaaaatagaataaaatacGATCCTTCAATAGTATTTTATCACCactaacaagaaaaagaacTAATCCCATTAACATATTAAATGTTTTTATggcaaaaaaatatattactttACCCATTTCATATGGATATAAAAgatttttttgtttcttattgttTATCGGTTTTTAAcggaatttttttataattttactcttattaagtttattattaattattatttttatcattttacgTTTTTAAGGTGTAAAAAGTGATGTAATTTAATGAATGTTACGGAAAATGAgtattattaacaaaaaaagatcaattggattttattctattttttataaatataatgtaaatcaaatattaaaaatatgatTTGGTCAAATATaacaaataatatgaaatagaggtaatattatcatttttttttagtcTTGGTTGTAAAATCGAGTGAAAAATCAATTGTGGTAGTTCGTAATAATGAGCTCACTTTACCttaatgaaaaaagaaaaatagacaaACTCATATTATCAAGTTAAGGGTGACATAAAATAAACCAGCACTTTTCATTGCAAAAACAAATCAAAGATGAAAACAAATCGAAATAGTGTTGAGAATAACGTGAAAATTATTCCGTAGAAAAATATTGACAAGcaaaataatcaattaaaaTGACACCGATTGTTTAACATGGTTCGCCCTTACGAGCTACGTCCACGACTAAGCTCGAGAGTAAATTCTTCCACTATAAAATAGTAGGCGTACAAAGAGATTGTTTTCTATAAACTTTCTGAGATAAAGCAAAAACAGTTGCACTCAGGTGTTTcccaaaaataccaaaaaataATTAGCTTACTATTTTATCTCTTCCCGAAATAATTATACTACCCTTTAAAATCACTTAACTCCATTGTGCTCCCACTCACTCTTTTTTCCCCTATATATATCTCAAGCTACATACATTCTTTACCTATTTATATAGGCAAAGAGATATTCATTCCAGCAAGAGAATTTAATTCTCTTGCTGGAAAGTCAAGGTGTGGCACCAAAAATTCGGCGACCCTCGTAAaagcattttaattttttttataataattatatgaaaaaaaaactattagttATAAATAAAACGTGTGGATCCCCATTTAATTGGGACCTCACATAACAAATCTCCTCCTCCCAATTATATGGGGGTCTTTGATATCCACGCAGTCGTCCGACAGTATTCGAACTTCGCCCTTGGTAGAATCTTCGTTAACATGTCTGATCCATTCTCGTCTGTATAGATCTTAGGTGTCAATATAAAAAAAGGGCATGTTATCAAGGAATTAGGTGTCAATATTACATAAAAGAGCCTAGAAAATGAAAAAGTTTAACCTCAATTGAATCGGGATGTAATTGACAAAAACTGTGAGCTTTAACATGATCTGTTATCAACCGGACAACCTCAACT
The window above is part of the Euphorbia lathyris chromosome 3, ddEupLath1.1, whole genome shotgun sequence genome. Proteins encoded here:
- the LOC136222660 gene encoding dirigent protein 15-like, which gives rise to MDSEKTNLLDKVTRLHFFLFDILSGKNPSTVRVAQSNLIKFDNKEATLFGSVYAIDDPLRLGLEPTTKIIGNAQGLYLSSSRDPTKFTMVLYADFAFTTGKFNGSSFNVFSWNPVTETDCEVVVVGGREKFRFARGYAKVKSSYFNATTGDVVLDYHVTLIHY